In Marinibacterium anthonyi, the DNA window CCGACCTGTGGGTCAAGGTCATCCACGAGATCATGACCAAGGACGCCCCGTGAAACCGGTCAGCCTGATCACCCTCGGCATCCGCCTGTTCGCCATCGTGGCGATGGGCACGGTGTTCTTCCGTTTCGTCGAGAAATGGAGCTGGGTGGACAGCTATTTCTTTACCGTCGTCACCATATCGACAGTCGGCTACGGCGATCCGACCCCGGCCACCGACCTGGGCAAGATCGGCGCCACGATCCTGATCTTCCTGGGCCTCGGCGTCTTTGCCATGGCGATTCAGCAATTCGCAGCCGAACACCTGGCCGAACGCGACAGGCATCCCGGCGCGATCCAGCGCATGGTGATGCGGATGAACCGGCAGCACCATCATCGCCCCGAATACGGCGAACACCACGAACACCACCACCCCGAACACGACGACCCCGACAGGCGCTAAGCCACCGCCGGCCGCGCAAGCCGCGCCCGCTCGGTTCCGCATGGCGGAATGGCTGCTATGCATCAGGCGCATACCTGCATCCCTTCGCCCGCCTATGGCCGCAACGCCCCGGCTCTGTTAGCGCAGACCCACAAGTCCCGGAGCGCCCATGTCCAATTCGTCCATGCCCATTCCCATCTCCCGCTTTGAACTGATCGCGCTTGTCGCATCGATGTTTGCCTGCGTGGCCCTGTCGATCGATTCCATGCTGCCCGCCCTGCCCGAAATGGCGCGGGCCCTGACACCGGACGATCCCAATGCCATCGGCATGGTCCTGACTGTCTTCGCCATGGGCCTCGGCACCGGAACCTTCGTGACGGGGCCGCTGTCGGACGCTCTTGGCCGACGCGCGGTGATCCTGGGCGGCGCTGCGCTGTTCATCCTGGCCGCCGGCCTGGCCTGGTTGGCGCCGACACTGCACTGGCTGCTGCTGGCGCGCTTCGTCCAGGGCATCGCCGCCGCCGCGCCCCGGGTCGTGTCGCTTGCCATTCTGCGCGACATCTTCTCGGGCCGCGCCATGGCGCAGGTGATGTCCTTCGTGATGATGATCTTCATGGTCGTGCCCGCCCTGGCGCCGATGCTGGGCAGCTTCGTCATAACCGCCTTCGGCTGGCCCGCGGTCTTCCTGTCCTACATGGTCTTCATGGCGGTGATCGCGATCTGGGTCATCATCCGCCTGCCCGAAACCCTGCCGCAGGATCACCGCCGCCCGTTCCGCCTCCCCAAGCTCTGGAACGCCCTGCGCGAGATGATGGCCCACCCCGCGGTGCGGATCTCGATCCTCGTACAGGGGGTGGCGATGGCGGTCATGTTCTCGATGCTGACAACCGTGCAGCCCATCTATGACCAGGTCTTTCACAAGGCGGACAGCTTTCCCTACTGGTTCGGCTTCGTGGCCGTCGTCGCCGGCTCGTCCAGCCTGCTGAACGCGACGCTGGTGGTGAAGGTCGGCATGCGACGCATGGTGACCCTGGCCTTCCTGGGTCAGGTGGTGATTGCCGCGGTGGTCGCCGGCCTGTTCCTGACCCGGCAAAGCGAACACGCGCTGTTCGTGACCTTCGTGCTGTGGCAGATCAGCGTCTTCTTCATGGTCGGTCTGACCATGGGCAACCTCAACGCCATCGCGATGGAACCCATGGGCCACATCGCCGGCATGGCGGCCTCGATCATGGGCGGCGTGGCCACCGTGCTGGCCGCGCCCGTCGCCACGCTCGTCAGCCTCAGCTACGACGGCACGCCGCGTCCGCTCGCCTTCGGCATCCTGCTGCTGGCCATGATCGGACTGGCGCTGATGCTTGTCATGACCCGCGTCGAGACCCGCCAGACGGCATGACCTGAGCCCCCCTTGCGTGCTATCATCCGCGGAAGAATTTCGCGCAGGTGACGCACGCGCGCACGCGGACCATCCGCAGGGGGGCAAGCGATGGACTATTACGACCTGGGGCCGCATTCCTGGCCGATCTCGACAGAGGTGCCCGACGCGCAATTGTGGTTCGACCGCGGTCTGAACTGGACCTACGGCTTCAACCACGAAGAGGCCATCGCCTGTTTCAGACGGGCGGCCATGCTGGACCCCGGCGCCGCGATGCCCTGGTGGGGCGTGGCCTATGCCTCGGGGCCCAACTACAACCTGCCCTGGCACCTGCTGGACGCCCCCGGCCGCGCCAGGGCGCTGGCCCAGGCCCATGCCGCCACGACCGAGGCGCTCGCGCGTCTGGACGGCGCCACGCCCCTCGAACGCACCATGATCGAGGCGCTGACGTCCCGCTATCCGCAGGCCGACCCGATCGACGATCTGTCGCGCTGGGACCACGCCTATGCCGCAGCCATGCGCGCCGCCTTCTCCGCCTTCCCCGACAGCCTGGACCTGCGGGCGATCTATGCGGAATCGCTGCTGACGCTGACGCCCTGGAAGATGTGGGACCTGAAGACCGGCGAACCCGCCGACGGCGCCGCCACTGTCGAGGCGCAGATGGTGCTGGAAGACGCGTTTTCCGCCAGCCCCGGCGCGATGGCGCATCCCGGCCTGCTGCATTTTTACGTCCACCTGATGGAAATGTCGCCCTGGCCCGAAAAGGCGCTGAAGGCGTCCGACGTGTTGCGCACCCTGGTGCCCGACGCCGGCCACCTGGTGCACATGCCGACCCATATCGACATCCTCTGCGGCGATTATCAGAACGTGGTGCTGTGGAACGAAAAGGCGGTCGCGGCCGACCTGAAATATTACCGCACCGAAGGCGCCTTCAACATCTACACCGGCTATCGCCAGCACGATTACCACTTCATCATCTACGGCGCGATGTTCCTGGGCCAGATCGAACCGGCCCGCACGGCGCTGAAGGGCCTCGACGACACCACGCCCGAGGCCATGCTGCGCATCCCCTCGCCCCCCATGGCGGATTTCTTCGAAAGCTACCTGTCGTTCGAACCCCATGTGCTGGTCCGCTTTGGCCGCTGGCACGAGGCGATCGCCCTGGAACCGCCCGCCGACCAGGATCTCTACTGCACGAAAACCGCCTTCGTGCACTACGCCCGCACCATCGCCTTCGCCGCCCTCGGCCGCGTGGCCGAGGCAGAAGCCGAAGAGGCGGTCTTCCTCGCCGCCTGTTCCCGCGTGCCGGACAGCCGGCTGCTGCACAACAACCGCGTCATCGACCTGCTGGACATCGCCAGGGCCATGGTCCGGGGCGAGGTCGAATACCGCAAGGCCAATTTCGACGCCGCCTTCGACCACCTGCGCCGCTCGGTCACGCTGGAAGACAACCTGCCCTACGATGAACCCTGGGGCTGGATGCAGCCCGCGCGCCACGCGCTTGGCGCGTTGCTGTTCGAACAGGGCCGCATCGACGAGGCCGAGGCCGCCTATCGCGCGGATCTGGGGCTGGGCGGACAGTTGAGCCGGGCCAGCGTGCATCCCGACAATGTCTGGTCGCTCAAGGGGTTGCACGATTGCCTGAAGGCACGGGGCGACACGGTCGAGATCGCGCTGATCCGCCAGCGCCTGGACCTGGCGCTGGCCCGCGCGGACCGGGCGGTGGGCGCGTCCTGTTTCTGCGCCCAGGCCGCCATGCGCGCGGCGCAGTGACCGCGCAATTTTATGTGCAACATAAAATCGCCCCCCCAAGATTATTCGGACGAATAATCTCGACCCGTGCCCTTACCCCGCCGCGGCCTTCTTCCGGAACGTCCCCGCCTTTTCGGCCAGGTCCCGGGCAATGGCAAACGCCCCCTTGATCTTGTCCGCCTCCGTCGTCCAGTCGCGCCGCACGATGATCTTGTTGTCCTTGACCTTGGCCAGGCCCTTCTGCGCCTGGATGAACTCCACCAGGCCCTGCGGATTGACGAACTTGTCGTTGTGGAACTGGATCGTCGCCCCCTTGGGCCCGCCGTCCAGCCTGGCAATCCCGGCCTTCTTGCACATCGCCTTGATCCGCACGACCAGCAACAAGGTGTTGACCTCCTTGGGCAATTTCCCGAACCGGTCGATCAGTTCGGCGGCAAATCCTTCCAGCTCCACCTTGGTGGTCAGCGACGACAACCGCCGGTACAGGCCCAGCCGGACGTCCAGGTCCGGCACGTAATCCTCCGGGATCAGCACCGACACCCCAAGGTTGATGCTGGGCGCCCATTGCCCGTCATCCTCGGTCAGCCCTT includes these proteins:
- a CDS encoding voltage-gated potassium channel; protein product: MKPVSLITLGIRLFAIVAMGTVFFRFVEKWSWVDSYFFTVVTISTVGYGDPTPATDLGKIGATILIFLGLGVFAMAIQQFAAEHLAERDRHPGAIQRMVMRMNRQHHHRPEYGEHHEHHHPEHDDPDRR
- a CDS encoding Tetratricopeptide repeat protein — protein: MDYYDLGPHSWPISTEVPDAQLWFDRGLNWTYGFNHEEAIACFRRAAMLDPGAAMPWWGVAYASGPNYNLPWHLLDAPGRARALAQAHAATTEALARLDGATPLERTMIEALTSRYPQADPIDDLSRWDHAYAAAMRAAFSAFPDSLDLRAIYAESLLTLTPWKMWDLKTGEPADGAATVEAQMVLEDAFSASPGAMAHPGLLHFYVHLMEMSPWPEKALKASDVLRTLVPDAGHLVHMPTHIDILCGDYQNVVLWNEKAVAADLKYYRTEGAFNIYTGYRQHDYHFIIYGAMFLGQIEPARTALKGLDDTTPEAMLRIPSPPMADFFESYLSFEPHVLVRFGRWHEAIALEPPADQDLYCTKTAFVHYARTIAFAALGRVAEAEAEEAVFLAACSRVPDSRLLHNNRVIDLLDIARAMVRGEVEYRKANFDAAFDHLRRSVTLEDNLPYDEPWGWMQPARHALGALLFEQGRIDEAEAAYRADLGLGGQLSRASVHPDNVWSLKGLHDCLKARGDTVEIALIRQRLDLALARADRAVGASCFCAQAAMRAAQ
- the bcr_4 gene encoding Sulfonamide resistance protein; translated protein: MSNSSMPIPISRFELIALVASMFACVALSIDSMLPALPEMARALTPDDPNAIGMVLTVFAMGLGTGTFVTGPLSDALGRRAVILGGAALFILAAGLAWLAPTLHWLLLARFVQGIAAAAPRVVSLAILRDIFSGRAMAQVMSFVMMIFMVVPALAPMLGSFVITAFGWPAVFLSYMVFMAVIAIWVIIRLPETLPQDHRRPFRLPKLWNALREMMAHPAVRISILVQGVAMAVMFSMLTTVQPIYDQVFHKADSFPYWFGFVAVVAGSSSLLNATLVVKVGMRRMVTLAFLGQVVIAAVVAGLFLTRQSEHALFVTFVLWQISVFFMVGLTMGNLNAIAMEPMGHIAGMAASIMGGVATVLAAPVATLVSLSYDGTPRPLAFGILLLAMIGLALMLVMTRVETRQTA